Proteins encoded within one genomic window of Geotalea daltonii FRC-32:
- a CDS encoding tetratricopeptide repeat-containing sulfotransferase family protein, protein MTDASFLEPAGCEDYSRRIPAGLQCGNAASQAKTPRTRAAHALTAAMENERKTALAVLAEFPAPRDRDDRETLLSVGSAWFKLGAPQTAIPFLQRAWQGNDRHPIVAARLGACLLAAGHVTEALPVLERAVDLLSGSGGAWLNLARGYLAVGEAEKALEALDRAAPLPGKDEHLYRMSRVDALSRLDRQEEAESMMRQAFDRGDRGATAALVHLLGARGQHEEAWHLLMDALGDMPDETDLMGLAAELAQVRGQFGEAAHWLKRALEKEPDNARLWSCLAMLSSRHLGVNCAREAADTALALTEDTGGPLRAHALAAHAHVLAEGDQRAEAEGAYREALALAPRFAPALTGLGNLLMQRGRVEEATALYQTLKEIAPLQGWSQLIQAREVPEETAVLEQLALAARRPSLEGPVQSHLLFTLAAAWEKKEDYDRAWQFAAEANRAAQEHVSYRPEQHRARVEREMARFSAAFMGSRAGYGIRSRLPTFVLGMPRSGTTLVEQILGSHSKVFGAGELSLIPELIRTFNAWEMKLGTRRSYPECIDDLGKEESRRFAEKHLAQLQAYAPTAERIVDKLPHNFEHIGLIKLLFPDAAILHLKREPRDVAVSNFFTDYACKFSGMGFAYDLAWIGEQLVDHQRLMDHWHRVFPGQILEVDYDALVEDVEGWARRIIDYLGLPWEDEVLSFRQLDRPVKTASVWQVRQPVYTTSKAKWKRYAEHLEPLESTLADIPPLPDPLPLPRVPAGLFLEGMAHLQAGRFTDAEAAFRTLTAARPAHAAAHHFLGAALLQQQKPVEARKAMRRSVELLPIHRQWLENLLAVEEALGNRREAEELAAMIAGRSDTGPCSPGNNSDHLASGAA, encoded by the coding sequence ATGACCGATGCTTCTTTCCTTGAGCCCGCAGGCTGCGAAGATTACTCGCGGCGGATTCCGGCAGGTCTGCAGTGCGGCAATGCCGCGAGTCAGGCAAAGACGCCGAGAACCCGAGCCGCCCATGCCCTCACGGCAGCCATGGAAAACGAACGTAAAACCGCACTGGCTGTACTGGCCGAGTTTCCTGCCCCCCGAGATCGAGACGACAGGGAGACGCTGCTCTCTGTTGGGAGTGCCTGGTTCAAACTGGGAGCCCCACAGACGGCCATCCCCTTCCTCCAACGGGCATGGCAGGGCAACGACCGGCATCCGATCGTTGCCGCCCGGCTTGGCGCTTGCCTTCTGGCTGCAGGGCACGTGACGGAAGCCTTGCCGGTGCTGGAACGGGCGGTTGACCTGCTCTCCGGTTCGGGCGGAGCCTGGCTGAACCTGGCGCGGGGATACCTGGCAGTGGGAGAGGCGGAAAAGGCGCTGGAAGCCCTGGATCGGGCGGCACCCCTCCCTGGCAAGGATGAACATCTCTACCGCATGTCCCGCGTAGATGCCCTCTCTCGCCTTGACCGGCAAGAAGAGGCCGAATCGATGATGCGTCAGGCCTTCGACCGGGGGGACCGGGGAGCGACAGCGGCGCTGGTGCATCTGCTGGGCGCCCGCGGGCAGCACGAGGAGGCATGGCATCTGCTGATGGATGCGCTGGGGGATATGCCTGACGAAACGGATCTGATGGGCCTTGCGGCTGAACTGGCACAGGTGCGGGGACAGTTCGGCGAGGCAGCCCACTGGCTGAAGCGGGCGCTGGAAAAGGAACCCGACAACGCCCGCCTCTGGTCGTGCCTGGCCATGCTGAGCAGCCGCCACCTTGGCGTGAATTGTGCCAGGGAAGCCGCCGACACGGCCCTTGCCCTGACCGAGGACACGGGTGGTCCCCTCCGAGCCCATGCCTTGGCAGCCCATGCGCACGTGTTGGCAGAAGGAGATCAACGTGCTGAGGCCGAAGGGGCCTACCGGGAAGCGCTGGCCCTGGCGCCCCGTTTCGCACCGGCCCTCACCGGACTGGGGAACCTGCTGATGCAGCGGGGGCGCGTCGAGGAAGCAACGGCCCTCTACCAGACGCTGAAGGAAATTGCTCCCCTGCAAGGGTGGAGCCAGTTGATCCAGGCCCGGGAGGTGCCGGAGGAGACTGCGGTACTGGAGCAGCTGGCCCTGGCGGCCCGCAGGCCAAGCCTGGAAGGGCCGGTGCAGTCCCACCTGCTCTTTACCCTGGCGGCAGCGTGGGAAAAGAAAGAGGACTATGACAGGGCCTGGCAGTTTGCGGCCGAGGCCAACAGGGCGGCACAGGAACACGTCTCCTATCGCCCCGAGCAGCACCGGGCCCGGGTGGAACGGGAGATGGCCCGGTTTTCCGCTGCGTTCATGGGGAGCCGCGCCGGTTATGGCATAAGGAGCCGGCTTCCGACCTTTGTCCTCGGCATGCCCCGCTCCGGGACAACCCTCGTGGAGCAGATCCTGGGGAGCCACAGCAAGGTATTCGGCGCCGGCGAGCTCTCGCTGATTCCCGAGCTGATCCGCACGTTCAATGCCTGGGAGATGAAGCTGGGAACGAGGCGCTCCTATCCCGAATGCATCGATGACCTGGGGAAAGAGGAATCCCGCCGCTTCGCCGAAAAACACCTGGCCCAACTGCAGGCTTATGCCCCCACAGCCGAGAGGATCGTGGACAAGCTTCCCCACAACTTCGAGCACATCGGCCTGATCAAGCTGCTGTTTCCCGACGCGGCAATCCTGCACCTCAAGCGCGAGCCGCGGGACGTGGCCGTCTCCAACTTCTTTACGGACTATGCCTGCAAATTCAGCGGCATGGGCTTCGCCTACGACCTTGCCTGGATCGGTGAACAGCTGGTCGATCACCAGCGTCTGATGGACCACTGGCACCGGGTCTTTCCCGGGCAGATCCTGGAGGTGGATTATGATGCCCTGGTCGAGGACGTGGAGGGATGGGCACGCCGGATCATCGATTACCTGGGACTGCCGTGGGAGGACGAGGTCCTCTCGTTCCGGCAACTGGACCGGCCGGTGAAGACCGCATCCGTCTGGCAGGTGCGCCAACCGGTGTATACCACCTCCAAGGCAAAATGGAAGCGGTATGCAGAACACCTGGAGCCGCTGGAAAGCACCCTGGCTGACATCCCCCCCCTGCCCGACCCCCTTCCCCTTCCCCGCGTGCCGGCAGGGCTCTTTCTCGAAGGAATGGCGCACCTCCAGGCAGGCCGATTCACGGACGCGGAAGCCGCCTTCCGGACGCTGACAGCGGCCCGTCCGGCACATGCAGCGGCCCACCACTTTCTCGGCGCTGCTCTCCTCCAGCAGCAGAAACCGGTCGAGGCGAGAAAAGCCATGCGCCGCTCCGTGGAACTGCTCCCCATACACCGCCAATGGCTGGAGAATCTCCTGGCGGTGGAAGAGGCGCTGGGAAACAGGAGAGAGGCCGAAGAGCTGGCGGCGATGATTGCCGGGCGCTCCGACACCGGACCGTGCTCCCCAGGAAACAATTCCGATCACCTCGCCAGCGGAGCTGCCTGA